Proteins from a single region of Juglans microcarpa x Juglans regia isolate MS1-56 chromosome 5S, Jm3101_v1.0, whole genome shotgun sequence:
- the LOC121267097 gene encoding probable LRR receptor-like serine/threonine-protein kinase At3g47570 → MFNFANPAILNVTTDQSALLALKDHVSYDPDHVLTNSWSTSTSVCTWVGVTCGSKHLRVKALNLSYMDLVGTIPPHIGNLSFLVRISFLNNSFHGSMPNELSRLHRLEYLNFGYNEFSGEIPSRIGFLTKLQYLGLHGNNFEGTIPPSLSNATSLQIISLGYNQLSGSIPSSIFNIFGLQIIHLRGNKLTGPMPSILVNMSSLQFVDLSYNMLVGTLPMYIFDHLPNLQFITLSSNQLHGQLPSTLYKCKQLQVLSLSMNNFNGRISPKIGNLTMLTELYLSNNNFEGTIASSSLLKCKDLQLLSLAINNFTGRILPNIGNLTMLTELYLDGNNFEGSIPSEIGNLQNLEYFGIEDNGFAGPIPFKIFNISTIQAIYMGLNKFSGHLPSDMGFYLPKLKELSLYGNKLSGIISSSISNASQLTLLELSKNSLSGIIPEALGNLRLLQWLSLGVNNLTMGSQELNLFSYLSNCKDLRMLSFSFNPLHNFLPNSIGNLSLSLQNLYLSSCHIKGSIPAELGNLGGLIILVLSNNKLEGPIPTTLRRLHMLQLLSLRANKLEGHILPDLCHLKSLYTLSLDRNKLFGHIPTCISNLTSLRHLYLGFNQLTSTIPLNLWSLKYLLEVDLSSNSLSGLLSLKIGDMKVLRILDLSRNQLSGNIPITISGLVDLTSLSFAVNQLEGSIPESFGELLSLEILDLSSNNLSGRIPKSLEALLYLKYLNVSFNNLRGKVPTGGPFVHFGYDSFISNDALCGAPRLQAPPCENDSPKKTKAKVSHLMKYLLPAIGLAMLVVIPSLAYKVCKTKNPRFPVQADLYNLTTWRRISHQELLLATERFNSSNLLGEGSFGSVYKGTLLDGMNIAVKVINLQVEGAFKCFDAECEVLRNARHRNLVKIITICSNVDFKALVLEYMPNENLEKWLYSDDCCLNFLQRLNIMIDVASALEYLHYGYSTVIVHCDLKPSNILLDVDMVAHVADFGMAKLLGDEDSMMQTMTLATLGYMAPEYGLGGVVSARGDVYSYGILVIETFTRKKPTDDMFAGEMSLKRWVNEALPISTIDIVDASLLGNEGYSIALEECISSMMGLALDCCAELPEQRTNMKIILAKLKKIKTKSLRDVEAH, encoded by the exons ATGTTTAACTTTGCTAATCCTGCAATTCTCAACGTTACCACTGATCAATCTGCTCTTTTAGCCTTGAAAGATCATGTTTCTTATGATCCTGATCATGTTTTAACAAACAGTTGGTCCACCTCTACTTCTGTTTGCACTTGGGTCGGTGTCACTTGTGGTTCTAAACATCTCCGAGTCAAAGCTTTAAACCTTTCCTACATGGACCTTGTTGGTACCATTCCTCCGCACATCGGGAACCTTTCGTTCCTTGTTAGGATAAGCTTTTTAAACAATAGCTTCCATGGCTCAATGCCAAATGAGCTGTCGCGTCTTCATCGGTTAGAATACTTAAACTTCGGATACAATGAATTCAGCGGAGAAATCCCATCTCGGATAGGGTTTCTAACAAAACTTCAATATTTGGGTCTACATGGTAACAATTTTGAAGGTACTATTCCACCATCTCTATCTAACGCAACTTCGTtgcaaataatttctcttgGATATAACCAACTTTCGGGATCCATACCTTCCTCTATATTCAACATATTTGGCTTGCAGATAATTCATCTCAGAGGAAACAAACTTACGGGTCCAATGCCATCCATCTTGGTCAACATGTCTTCGTTGCAATTCGTTGATCTAAGCTATAACATGTTGGTTGGTACACTACCAATGTACATCTTTGATCATCTTCCTAACTTACAATTTATCACTTTGAGTAGCAATCAACTTCATGGTCAACTTCCGTCCACTTTGTACAAGTGTAAGCAGTTACAAGTTCTATCCCTTTCCATGAATAATTTCAATGGAAGGATATCTCCGAAAATAGGGAACTTAACCATGCTTACAGAGTTATATCTTAGTAACAACAACTTTGAAG GTACCATTGCGTCCAGCTCCCTGCTCAAGTGCAAAGACCTACAACTGTTAAGTTTGGCTATAAATAACTTCACGGGAAGAATACTCCCGAACATAGGAAACTTAACCATGCTTACTGAGTTATATCTTGATGGCAATAACTTTGAAG GTTCAATACCAAGTGAAATTGGTAACCTCCAGAATCTAGAGTATTTTGGCATCGAAGATAATGGTTTTGCTGGTCCAATTCCATTCAAGATCTTCAATATCTCAACGATACAGGCTATTTATATGGGGCTCAATAAATTTTCAGGTCATCTTCCATCAGATATGGGCTTCTACCTTCCAAAGCTCAAAGAACTTAGCCTTTATGGAAATAAACTGAGCGGAATAATTTCCAGTTCCATCTCCAATGCTTCACAGCTCACTCTCCTAGAGTTGAGTAAAAACTCATTGTCGGGCATAATTCCAGAAGCACTTGGTAATTTAAGGCTCCTACAATGGCTTAGCCTGGGAGTTAATAATTTGACCATGGGAAGTCAAGAATTGAATCTTTTCTCTTACTTGTCGAATTGCAAAGATCTTAGAATGCTATCTTTTTCATTCAATCCCCTACACAACTTCCTTCCCAATTCCATTGGtaacctttctctctctcttcaaaatCTTTACCTATCTTCTTGCCATATTAAAGGAAGCATTCCGGCAGAGCTTGGGAATCTAGGTGGTTTGATTATTTTGGTCCTATCCAACAACAAATTGGAAGGACCTATTCCAACTACATTACGAAGATTGCACATGCTACAACTTTTGTCCCTTCGAGCTAATAAACTAGAGGGTCATATCTTGCCTGATCTTTGTCATCTAAAGAGCTTGTATACATTGTCTCTAGATAGGAATAAGCTTTTTGGACATATTCCAACATGCATAAGCAATCTAACTTCCCTAAGACACCTTTACTTAGGTTTCAACCAATTAACTTCCACGATTCCTTTGAACCTTTGGAGCCTTAAATATCTCTTGGAGGTCGACCTGTCATCCAATTCATTAAGTGGCCTTCTTTCATTAAAGATTGGAGATATGAAAGTTCTGAGGATATTGGATCTATCAAGAAATCAACTATCAGGGAATATCCCGATAACAATTAGTGGCCTCGTTGATCTAACTAGTCTCTCTTTTGCAGTCAATCAACTAGAAGGTTCAATTCCAGAGTCTTTTGGTGAACTGTTAAGCTTGGAGATCTTAGATCTTTCCAGCAACAATTTATCTGGAAGGATTCCCAAGTCCTTAGAAGCACTTTTATACCTCAAGTATCTAAATGTCTCTTTCAATAATCTACGAGGGAAAGTTCCAACAGGAGGACCATTTGTACACTTCGGGTATGATTCATTTATCTCAAATGATGCGCTTTGTGGTGCACCCCGATTACAAGCTCCCCCATGCGAAAATGATTCTCCTAAAAAAACAAAGGCCAAAGTATCACACTTGATGAAGTATCTGTTACCAGCAATTGGGTTAGCAATGCTAGTAGTGATCCCTTCATTAGCCTATAAAGTATGCAAAACAAAGAATCCTAGATTTCCAGTGCAAGCAGACTTGTACAATTTAACTACATGGAGAAGAATTTCTCACCAAGAACTTCTACTAGCAACAGAAAGGTTCAACTCAAGCAACTTACTTGGTGAAGGGAGTTTTGGATCAGTATACAAGGGAACACTTTTAGATGGGATGAATATTGCAGTAAAAGTTATAAACTTGCAAGTAGAAGGGGCATTTAAGTGTTTTGATGCAGAGTGTGAAGTATTACGAAATGCTCGTCATCGCAATTTGGTCAAAATCATTACCATTTGTAGCAATGTCGACTTCAAAGCACTTGTATTGGAATACATGCCAAACGAGAATTTAGAGAAGTGGTTATACTCTGATGATTGTTGTTTGAATTTCTTACAAAGACTGAATATAATGATAGATGTCGCATCAGCGTTGGAATACCTTCATTATGGTTACTCAACAGTTATTGTTCATTGTGATTTGAAGCCAAGCAACATCTTGTTAGATGTGGATATGGTTGCACATGTTGCTGATTTTGGCATGGCCAAACTCTTAGGTGATGAGGATTCTATGATGCAAACCATGACTCTTGCTACTTTGGGATATATGGCACcag AGTATGGATTAGGAGGAGTTGTTTCTGCAAGAGGGGATGTGTATAGTTATGGCATTCTAGTCATTGAgacttttacaagaaaaaaaccaaCAGATGACATGTTTGCTGGAGAAATGAGCTTGAAGCGGTGGGTAAATGAAGCATTGCCCATCTCAACGATTGATATTGTTGATGCCAGTTTGTTGGGAAATGAAGGATATTCTATTGCCTTGGAGGAGTGCATATCTTCAATGATGGGATTGGCTTTAGATTGTTGTGCAGAGTTGCCTGAACAAAGAACtaacatgaaaattattttagccAAGCTAAAGAAGATCAAAACAAAGTCTTTAAGAGATGTCGAAGCTCACTGA